In Defluviimonas aquaemixtae, the sequence CGGCTTGAGCACCGGATGAAGACCGAGGCCGGCGATCTGGTCTACATCCCCGCCGACACACCGCATCTTCCGTTCAACCCGACCGACGCGCCGGTCCGCGCGGTCATCGCCCGCACCGATCCGCACGAACAGGAAAGCGTCGTTCTGCTGCCGGAACTCGAGGCGCTCGCAGAGTTCTGACATTCACACCCCGCTCGCCGGGATGCCCGTCCGTTTGACCGGCCGGGGCGCGGTCAGTTCCTTCCACGACGACAGCGCCTTGTTGACCGGGTTGTTCGCCTCGCGACGGACGAACTCGCCGTGACCCTCCTTGGTCTCGACCTTGCCGTCGTTCACCGCGATCATTCCCCGCGTCAGCGTGTAGCGCGGCAGGCCCTTGACCTTTTTCCCCTCGAAGACGTTGTAGTCGATCGCCGACTGCTGGCTCTGGGCACTTATCGTCTTTTCGCGGTCGGGGTCCCAGACCACGATATCGGCATCGCTGCCCACAAGGATTGCGCCCTTTTTCGGATAACAATTCAATATCTTGGCGATGTTCGTTGATGTGACGGCGACGAACTCGTTCGGCGTCAGCCGGCCGGTGTTCACGCCATGCGTCCAGAGCATCGGCATCCGGTCCTCGAGCCCCCCGGTGCCGTTCGGAATTTTGGTGAAGTCGCCGACACCGGTGCGCTTCTGCTCGGTCGTGAAGGCGCAGTGGTCGGTGGCGACGACCGAGAGAGAGCCCGACATCAGCCCCGCCCAGAGCGAGTCCTGATGCTGCTTGTTGCGGAAGGGCGGCGACATCACCCGCCGCGCGGCATGATCCCAGTCCTTGTTGAAATACTCGCTTTCATCCAGCGTCAGATGCTGGATCAGCGGCTCGCCCCAGACCCGCTTGCCCTGCATCCGCGCCCGCCGGATCGCCTCATGCGCCTCCTCGCAGGAGGTATGGACAACGTAGAGCGGCACGCCCGCCATGTCGGCAATCATGATCGCGCGGTTCGTGGCCTCGCCCTCGACCTGCGGCGGGCGCGAATAGGCATGCGCCTCGGGCCCGGTATTGCCGTCCTCCATCAGCTTGCGCTGCAACTCGGCCACCACGTCGCCGTTCTCGGCATGGACCAGCGCGATGCCGCCAAGCTCCGCGAGCCGCTTGAAGGAGGCGTACATCTCATCGTCATTGACCATGAGCGCGCCCTTGTAGGCCATGAAATGCTTAAAGGTGGTGATGCCCTCCTTCTCGATCACGGTCTTCATCTCGTCAAAGACCTGCTCGCCCCACCAGGTCACGGCCATGTGGTAGGAATAGTCGCAGTTGGCGCGCCCCGACTTGTTGTGCCACATCTGCTTGGCGTCCAAGAGCCCCTGCCCGGGCGAGGGCAACACGAAATCGACCACCATCGTCGTGCCGCCCGCGAGCGCCGCGCGGGTGCCGGATTCAAAATCGTCGGTGGAATAGGTGCCCATGAAGGGCATTTCCAGATGCGTATGGGGGTCGATCCCCCCCGGCATGACGTAAGCCCCGGTCGCGTCGAGCACCTTGTCGCCTTTCAGGCCCTCGCCGATCTGGGCGATCTTGCCGCCCTCGATGAGCACATCCGCCTTGTAGGTCAGATCGGCGGTGACGATGGTGCCGTTCTTGATGACTGTGGTCATGTCGTCTCTCCCCGGATTCTCAGCGCGCTATCTCGAAAGTTCGAAATAGGCCTCCATGGCAACTGAGTAGATCTTTCTTTCCAAATCTAACTCACATGATGCGGCTATCCAGCTTTGTAGCGCAGCAGGATCAACCAACGGCCCGGCCAACGACACGTCGCCATCGTCACTGGAACCGCGCACAACGTTGATCCCGCTCCAAAAGCCATAGATCCAAGGTACCAGATCGTTGGGTGAGCCGTTTTCGCTAGTATAGTTAAGCAATTGTTCGCAACTCAGCGCGCCTTGTCCCAGCATGAATACCGGTTCGGCGTCAGATGATTGCGCAATACTGACGCCACTGGTCATGCATGTACAAAAGTAGGCAAGGTAGCGTTGCCAACTCACCCCACGACCTCCGCCGTCTCCAGAACCGCGTGCAACAGCACATCCGTCCCCGCCGCCGCCCATTCCGGGCTGATCTCCTCGGCCTCGTTGTGGGAAAGCCCGTCGACGCAGGGGCACATGATCATCGCGGTGGGGGCCACGTCGTTGATCCAGCAGGCGTCGTGGCCCGCGCCCGAGACGATATCCATGTGGCTGTAGCCCAGCCGCTCGGCCGCAGACCGCACGGCCTTCACGCAGGTCTCGTTGAAGGCGGGCGGGTCGAACTGGCCGACGATCTCGCACTCGAACTCGACGCCGATATCGGCGCAGAGCTTCGGCGCGCGCTCCTCGAATTCCGCAACCATGGCGTTCAGCTTCGGCAGGATATGGGTACGCATGTCGACCGTGAAGACGACCTTGCCGGGGATGATGTTGCGGCTGTTCGGATAGACGTCGATATGGCCGATCGCGCCCACCGCGTTCGGCTGGCTCTTCATCGCGATCTCGTGGACGAGCTCCGTCACCAGCGCGAGCCCGCGCCCGGCATTCTTGCGCATATGCATCGGCGTCGAGCCGGTATGGCTCTCCTTCCCCGTCACCGTGCATTCGATCCAGCGGAGCCCCTGCCCGTGCGTCACGACGCCGATATCCTTGCCCTCGGCTTCGAGGATCGGACCCTGTTCGATGTGAAGCTCGAAAAGCGCGTGAATCTTGCGGGCGCCGACCTTCTCGTCACCGACCCAGCCGATGCGCTTCAGCTCGTCGCCGAATTTCTTGCCGTCGTGATCCTCGCGGTCATAGGCCCAGTCAAGGTCATGCTTGCCCGCGAAGACGCCGGAGGCGAGCATGGCAGGGGCGAACCGCGTCCCCTCCTCGTTCGTCCAGTTGACGACGACGATCGGGTGCTTCGTCTTGATCCCGAGGTCGTTCATCGTACGGACCGCTTCCAGCGCGCCGAGCACGCCCAGCACCCCGTCATATTTCCCGCCCGTTGGCTGGGTGTCGAGATGCGAGCCCATATAGACTGGCAGCGCGTCGGGATCCTCGCCCGCCCGCGTCGCGAACATCGTCCCCATCTCGTCGACACCCATCGTCAGGCCCGCCGCCTCGCACCACTTCTGAAAGAGCGCGCGGCCCTTGGCATCGTCGTCGGTCAGCGTCTGGCGGTTGTTGCCGCCCGCCACGCCGGGGCCGATCTTGGCCATTTCCATAATTGAATCCCAAAGGCGCGCGCCGTCGATCCTCAGGTTTTCTCCGGGTGCTGCCATGTCGTCCTCCCTGGCGCTGGCGGGGTCTTCATGCCCCTTGCGGCGACTCGTTTTCTGACCGTATGGTCAAGTTCACGCTACACGAGCCGACCAACCGGTCAACGGAAAATTAAGCAATGGCCGCCCCCGAACGCATGTCGAAGCGGAACATGAACCGGCAGGAGAACGAGACCCGGATACTGGCCGCGGCAGAAAAGGTCTTCGCCGAGGCGGGGTTCGGCGGGGCGACGATGCAGCTTATCGCCGACATGGCCGGTTTGCCCAAGGCGAACCTGCACTACTACTTCGCCACGAAGGAAGAACTTTATCGCAAGGTCGTCCGGCAAATTTTCGAGATCTGGCTGCATGCGGCGGATAGTTTCGACAACGCGCCCGGCCCGATCGAGGGGATCGGCGCCTATATCGACGCCAAGATGGAAATCTCCCGGCGCCATCCCTGCGGCTCGAAGGTCTGGGCCTCTGAGGTGATGCACGGCGCGCCGGTGATCCAGGACTACCTGGAGACCACGCTGCGCGAATGGACCTCGGGCCGCGAAAAGCTCATTCAGCGCTGGATCGACGAGGGCAAGATGGCCCCCATCGATCCCAAGCATCTCTTGTACATGCTCTGGGCCACGACCCAGCATTACGCCGATTTCGGCCATCAGATCGAGACGCTGAACGGCGGCAAGGCACTCAGTGAAAAGCAGTGGAAGGCCGCCAAGGACAGCGTGAAGTCGATCATCCTGCGCGGCATAGGTGCGCTCTGAATGCTGCAGATACGATTTTTTTCGGGCAATCGCGGGCACTTACCAAAGAGAACCGTTGACGAAAGATCGGCTTGGCCAGATCGTTGCGCCAACGCGAACAATATGTCGCGAAAAGGCAGGGGACAGAAACAGTTTGCAGATAACAGCGAGATCGCTCGGCGAGCGGCAGATATTCAAAGGGGCGCGGGCGAACATTCTCTACGAACTGATCGGATGGCGGTTCCGGAACGTGGCGCATCTGAGGTTCATGAACTATGGCTTCGCCTATGACGAGACGCGGGACCAGCCGCGGCTTGGGCCCGAGGATGAGGCGGAGCGCTATTGCGTGCAACTCTACCACGCAGTCGCGTCACTGGTCGATCTCAAGGGGCTGAGCGTGCTCGATGTCGGCTCGGGCCGCGGCGGCGGGGCCTCTTATGTCCATCGCTACATGGAACCGGCGGCGACGGTTGGCTGCGATCTTTGCCGCAATGCCGTCGCCTTTTGCGAGCGAATCTACGGCGGCGTCGCTGGGCTCGGTTTCGTGCGTGGCAACGCGATGGAGCTTCCTTTCACCGCGAACGCCTTCGACGCCGTTCTCAACGTGGAAAGCGCGCACTGCTATCCCGACCGCGAGGCGTTCGTCGAAGAGGCGCATCGCGTGCTCAGGCCCGGCGGTCATCTCCTCGTCGCCGATTTCACGCCACCGCACATGGAGCCCGAAGCCGAAAAAAGCGGCTTCGAGACCGAAATCATCCGCGCGGGCTTCCACCTTGACGAGGTGCGCGACGTGACGCGGAACATCGTGCATGGCCTCGATCTCGACGACGACAGGCGGCACCGCGAGATAGAGGCGCGGTTTCCGTGGGGTACGCGCCGTTTGGCGCGGCTCTGGGCCGGGACGCGCGACTCCTGGATCTACGACGATTTTTCGTCGCGCCGGCGCGAATATGTCATCTACCGTGCAACAAAGCCGCTGCTCGAACCTGCGGTGCCCGCGAAGAAACCGCAGGACAGCGCCCCTGTCCTGCAGTCTATGGAAGCGGCACATCCGGCCTGACCGCGCACCATAATTGCCGTTTGACCGGATCGCGGGGGCAGGCTAGCAGGATTTCATGACGAGAGCGCATGCAGACGGGCAGGCATCGGCGGAGCGGCCGCTGACCCGCATCCAGCAGAAGAACCGGCAGACAATCCTTGATGCCGCGCTCGACGTCTTTTCCCAGCATGGCTTCCGCGGTGCGACGCTCGATCAAATCGCCGAAGTAGCGGGGCTGTCGAAACCGAACCTGCTTTACTACTTCCCCTCCAAGGAATCGATCCATGTCGAGCTTCTCTCCACCCTAATGGATACCTGGCTCGCACCGCTGCACGCGCTCGACGCCGGGGGCGATCCCGTCGCCGAGGTGCTCGCCTACGTGCGCCGAAAGCTCGAACTCAGCCGCGATTATCCGCGCGAAAGCCGGCTGTTTGCGAACGAGATACTGCAAGGCGCGCCCCGCATCATGGAGGCGCTGGAAGGTGAGTTGAAGACGCTGGTCGATGAGAAGGCCGAGTTGCTCAGACGCTGGTCGGAAGCGGGGCGCATCGCGGACCTCCCGCCGCATCACCTGATATTCTCGATCTGGGCGCTGACGCAGCACTACGCCGATTTCGACGTGCAGGTGCGCGCCGTGCTCGGCCCGGGCCACGACCCATACACAGAGGCGCAGGACTTTCTCGACACGCTGTTCGCGAAGTTGCTCGCCCCCTAGGCAGTGAGCGTTGAAACCCAAAGTAAGCGACCGTTCAGCCCGCCGGCTTGAGCGGATAGCGGTCGCCCTTCTCGTCGATCAGAAGCACGCGCCCGCCGTTACGCACATAAAGATCGCATCGCGACCAGCCGTTCCGGAAATCGACGCAGACCGAGCCGTCCTCCTCGATCCGATATCGGCCCTCGGCGCGATCCCCGCCTTCGTAGACATAGGCATAGGCATCGTCCGGCCCGTATTCGGAATGGCCGCCGTCATAGAAGCGCACCTCGTTCTCGGCAATGAACTCGGACAGTTCCGCCTTGGTGAAGACGACGTCACCCGATTTCATGCCCCAACCCTCGGCGAAGGCAGGCTGGACAAGGCTCAGGATGACCAAGATGGCGGCGCGGTTCACGACTTGTCGCAACGCTTACCCTCTCTCCGCGTCGGCCTCTAGCGCCGGCGGGGAGAGGGGAACATGGGGTCAGACCCGCTGTCAAAGCACCATCTGGTGATCGGGCCCAGGCAGCTGGGTCTCAGCCGTTGTCGAGTGTTTCCAATTCGGCCCCATCGGGCAGCACGATCGTCCAGATGAGCTTGGCAGGCTCCGAACTGGTGACGACGCCGCTGTGCACCCACCCTGCGGGTTCATCCATCTTGTCGCCCGGATGAAAGCTCACGGTCGTGCCGTCTGCACCGGTGACGTCAACATCGCCCTCGAGAAGCAGCACCTGGCTCGCTCCACCATGGTGATGGAGCGGAATGCTCGCGCCCGCCTCGAACTCCGCCAGAAACGTCATCACGTGAACGCCGGGCGCATCGGGCGAAACGAAATCGCCCGTGGCGAGCATCTTGGGTTCGGAGCCCGCCGCTTCCTGCCCAACGCAGGGAAACCCGGCGAAAACCGCAAAGCCAGCAATCGAAATGAG encodes:
- the hydA gene encoding dihydropyrimidinase; amino-acid sequence: MTTVIKNGTIVTADLTYKADVLIEGGKIAQIGEGLKGDKVLDATGAYVMPGGIDPHTHLEMPFMGTYSTDDFESGTRAALAGGTTMVVDFVLPSPGQGLLDAKQMWHNKSGRANCDYSYHMAVTWWGEQVFDEMKTVIEKEGITTFKHFMAYKGALMVNDDEMYASFKRLAELGGIALVHAENGDVVAELQRKLMEDGNTGPEAHAYSRPPQVEGEATNRAIMIADMAGVPLYVVHTSCEEAHEAIRRARMQGKRVWGEPLIQHLTLDESEYFNKDWDHAARRVMSPPFRNKQHQDSLWAGLMSGSLSVVATDHCAFTTEQKRTGVGDFTKIPNGTGGLEDRMPMLWTHGVNTGRLTPNEFVAVTSTNIAKILNCYPKKGAILVGSDADIVVWDPDREKTISAQSQQSAIDYNVFEGKKVKGLPRYTLTRGMIAVNDGKVETKEGHGEFVRREANNPVNKALSSWKELTAPRPVKRTGIPASGV
- a CDS encoding cupin domain-containing protein; the protein is MQMSRLSTKVGRLISIAGFAVFAGFPCVGQEAAGSEPKMLATGDFVSPDAPGVHVMTFLAEFEAGASIPLHHHGGASQVLLLEGDVDVTGADGTTVSFHPGDKMDEPAGWVHSGVVTSSEPAKLIWTIVLPDGAELETLDNG
- a CDS encoding TetR family transcriptional regulator C-terminal domain-containing protein, with the translated sequence MTRAHADGQASAERPLTRIQQKNRQTILDAALDVFSQHGFRGATLDQIAEVAGLSKPNLLYYFPSKESIHVELLSTLMDTWLAPLHALDAGGDPVAEVLAYVRRKLELSRDYPRESRLFANEILQGAPRIMEALEGELKTLVDEKAELLRRWSEAGRIADLPPHHLIFSIWALTQHYADFDVQVRAVLGPGHDPYTEAQDFLDTLFAKLLAP
- a CDS encoding TetR/AcrR family transcriptional regulator; amino-acid sequence: MAAPERMSKRNMNRQENETRILAAAEKVFAEAGFGGATMQLIADMAGLPKANLHYYFATKEELYRKVVRQIFEIWLHAADSFDNAPGPIEGIGAYIDAKMEISRRHPCGSKVWASEVMHGAPVIQDYLETTLREWTSGREKLIQRWIDEGKMAPIDPKHLLYMLWATTQHYADFGHQIETLNGGKALSEKQWKAAKDSVKSIILRGIGAL
- a CDS encoding class I SAM-dependent methyltransferase — protein: MQITARSLGERQIFKGARANILYELIGWRFRNVAHLRFMNYGFAYDETRDQPRLGPEDEAERYCVQLYHAVASLVDLKGLSVLDVGSGRGGGASYVHRYMEPAATVGCDLCRNAVAFCERIYGGVAGLGFVRGNAMELPFTANAFDAVLNVESAHCYPDREAFVEEAHRVLRPGGHLLVADFTPPHMEPEAEKSGFETEIIRAGFHLDEVRDVTRNIVHGLDLDDDRRHREIEARFPWGTRRLARLWAGTRDSWIYDDFSSRRREYVIYRATKPLLEPAVPAKKPQDSAPVLQSMEAAHPA
- a CDS encoding Zn-dependent hydrolase, encoding MAAPGENLRIDGARLWDSIMEMAKIGPGVAGGNNRQTLTDDDAKGRALFQKWCEAAGLTMGVDEMGTMFATRAGEDPDALPVYMGSHLDTQPTGGKYDGVLGVLGALEAVRTMNDLGIKTKHPIVVVNWTNEEGTRFAPAMLASGVFAGKHDLDWAYDREDHDGKKFGDELKRIGWVGDEKVGARKIHALFELHIEQGPILEAEGKDIGVVTHGQGLRWIECTVTGKESHTGSTPMHMRKNAGRGLALVTELVHEIAMKSQPNAVGAIGHIDVYPNSRNIIPGKVVFTVDMRTHILPKLNAMVAEFEERAPKLCADIGVEFECEIVGQFDPPAFNETCVKAVRSAAERLGYSHMDIVSGAGHDACWINDVAPTAMIMCPCVDGLSHNEAEEISPEWAAAGTDVLLHAVLETAEVVG